One window of Phycodurus eques isolate BA_2022a chromosome 8, UOR_Pequ_1.1, whole genome shotgun sequence genomic DNA carries:
- the lsg1 gene encoding large subunit GTPase 1 homolog isoform X4, which yields MDDFLATAELAGTEFVAEKLNIKFVPAEDRAGLLTVEEKKRLKNLHEDNKHFLRIPRRPQWDESTSPEALQLAEKDSFLEWRRELAQLEEEQKLCLTPFERNLEFWRQLWRVIERSDVVVQIVDARNPSLFRCPDLELYVKEVSENKVNMVLVNKADLLTREQRRAWASHFEKEGLRAVFWSALAESDRLDAEEKGIEVEQSQSGESDQEVGAQPDNENLSLKGADCKDEEGEESDNREELREKITVEEEEWLTASEDEGHEEEDIVGKSNQTPFRNSARLLHKDELLEMFKMVHNRPRCKDGQLTIGLVGYPNVGKSSTINTILRNKKVSVSATPGHTKHFQTLFVEAGLCLCDCPGLVMPSFVSTKADMICSGILPIDQMRDHVPAVSLVCQTIPRHVFEGTYGINIIRPREDEDPDRHSTSEELLMAYGYMRGFMTSHGQPDQPRSARYILKDYVNGKLLYCHPPPHIEAEDFQPQHSKFQRNDLDNCDLTSTSNKGKVKRIENTVDKNFFHAENVRALSKGVQGVMGYKPGSGIVAPGKAGRETMVGKPWKKHGNRNKKEKVRRLNKHLDA from the exons ATGGATGACTTTTTGGCTACTGCGGAACTAGCTGGAACAGAGTTTGTAGCTG AGAAACTCAACATCAAGTTTGTACCAGCAGAAGATAGAGCAGGTTTATTGACAGTTGAGGAGAAAAAGAGGCTGAAGAACCTTCATGAAGACAACAAGCATTTTCTCAGAATCCCTCGACG cCCTCAATGGGATGAAAGCACCAGCCCAGAGGCCCTGCAGCTGGCAGAAAAGGACAGCTTCCTCGAGTGGAGGAGAGAGCTTGCACA GCTGGAAGAAGAACAGAAGTTGTGTCTCACTCCATTTGAGAGGAATCTGGAGTTCTGGAGGCAGctgtggagagtcattgagaggag TGACGTTGTTGTGCAGATCGTGGATGCCAGAAATCCGTCATTGTTCAGATGTCCTGACCTG GAGCTGTATGTAAAAGAGGTGTCAGAGAATAAGGTGAATATGGTGCTGGTGAATAAGGCAGACCTGCTAACCAGGGAGCAGAGGCGAGCCTGGGCCTCACACTTTGAGAAAGAAGGCCTGAGAGCGGTTTTCTGGTCAGCCCTTGCTGAAAGTGACAGGTTGGACGCAGAGGAAAAG GGCATAGAGGTGGAGCAATCACAATCCGGCGAGAGTGACCAGGAAGTTGGAGCACAGCCAGACAATGAAAACTTGAGCTTGAAGGGTGCGGATTGCAAGGATGAGGAGGGAGAGGAGAGCGATAACAGGGAGGAGCTGCGGGAAAAGATAACTgttgaggaggaggagtggCTAACCGCTTCTGAAGATGAGGGGCATGAAGAGGAGGATATTGTTGGGAAATCTAATCAGACCCCCTTCCGTAATTCTGCTCGCCTGTTGCACAAAGACGAATTGTTGGAGATGTTCAAGATGGTTCACAATAGACCCAGATGTAAAGACGGACAACTGACAATCGGGCTG GTTGGTTATCCTAATGTGGGGAAGAGTTCAACTATCAACACCATTCtaagaaacaaaaaagtgtCAGTGTCTGCAactcctggacacacaaaacactttCAG ACTTTGTTTGTGGAGGCAGGGCTGTGCCTGTGCGACTGCCCTGGTCTCGTTATGCCCTCCTTCGTCTCCACCAAAGCTGATATGATCTGCTCTGGGATCCTCCCAATTGACCAGATGAGAGACCACGTACCAGCAGTCTCTCTC GTCTGCCAAACAATCCCTCGGCATGTATTTGAGGGCACGTATGGCATCAACATCATCAGGCCACGAGAGGATGAAGACCCCGACAGACACTCCACTTCGGAGGAACTGCTTATGGCATATGGAT ACATGAGGGGCTTTATGACATCGCATGGCCAGCCTGATCAGCCCAGATCTGCTCGCTACATCCTGAAGGATTACGTCAAT GGAAAGCTTCTGTACTgccatcctcctcctcacatAGAGGCTGAGGACTTTCAGCCACAGCACAGTAAATTCCAAAGAAACGATCTGGACAACTGTGACCTCACTTCAACAAGTAACAAAGGAAAAGTCAAGAGAATTGAAAATACAGTGGACAAGAACTTCTTTCATGCG GAGAACGTACGAGCGCTCTCCAAAGGAGTCCAGGGTGTCATGGGCTACAAACCAGGCAGTGGAATCGTGGCTCCTGGAAAAGCCGGAAGGGAGACCATGGTGGGAAAACCCTGGAAGAAACACGGCAACAGGAACAAGAAGGAGAAAGTGCGTCGGCTTAACAAGCATCTCGATGCCTGA
- the lsg1 gene encoding large subunit GTPase 1 homolog isoform X3: protein MQLSQLHTSELNDGYDWGRLNLQSVTEQTSMDDFLATAELAGTEFVAEKLNIKFVPAEDRAGLLTVEEKKRLKNLHEDNKHFLRIPRRPQWDESTSPEALQLAEKDSFLEWRRELAQLEEEQKLCLTPFERNLEFWRQLWRVIERSDVVVQIVDARNPSLFRCPDLELYVKEVSENKVNMVLVNKADLLTREQRRAWASHFEKEGLRAVFWSALAESDRLDAEEKGIEVEQSQSGESDQEVGAQPDNENLSLKGADCKDEEGEESDNREELREKITVEEEEWLTASEDEGHEEEDIVGKSNQTPFRNSARLLHKDELLEMFKMVHNRPRCKDGQLTIGLVGYPNVGKSSTINTILRNKKVSVSATPGHTKHFQTLFVEAGLCLCDCPGLVMPSFVSTKADMICSGILPIDQMRDHVPAVSLVCQTIPRHVFEGTYGINIIRPREDEDPDRHSTSEELLMAYGYMRGFMTSHGQPDQPRSARYILKDYVNGKLLYCHPPPHIEAEDFQPQHSKFQRNDLDNCDLTSTSNKGKVKRIENTVDKNFFHAENVRALSKGVQGVMGYKPGSGIVAPGKAGRETMVGKPWKKHGNRNKKEKVRRLNKHLDA, encoded by the exons atgcagttatcgCAA CTGCACACCAGCGAGCTGAATGATGGGTATGACTGGGGACGGTTAAATCTTCAGTCAGTGACTGAACAGACTTCCATGGATGACTTTTTGGCTACTGCGGAACTAGCTGGAACAGAGTTTGTAGCTG AGAAACTCAACATCAAGTTTGTACCAGCAGAAGATAGAGCAGGTTTATTGACAGTTGAGGAGAAAAAGAGGCTGAAGAACCTTCATGAAGACAACAAGCATTTTCTCAGAATCCCTCGACG cCCTCAATGGGATGAAAGCACCAGCCCAGAGGCCCTGCAGCTGGCAGAAAAGGACAGCTTCCTCGAGTGGAGGAGAGAGCTTGCACA GCTGGAAGAAGAACAGAAGTTGTGTCTCACTCCATTTGAGAGGAATCTGGAGTTCTGGAGGCAGctgtggagagtcattgagaggag TGACGTTGTTGTGCAGATCGTGGATGCCAGAAATCCGTCATTGTTCAGATGTCCTGACCTG GAGCTGTATGTAAAAGAGGTGTCAGAGAATAAGGTGAATATGGTGCTGGTGAATAAGGCAGACCTGCTAACCAGGGAGCAGAGGCGAGCCTGGGCCTCACACTTTGAGAAAGAAGGCCTGAGAGCGGTTTTCTGGTCAGCCCTTGCTGAAAGTGACAGGTTGGACGCAGAGGAAAAG GGCATAGAGGTGGAGCAATCACAATCCGGCGAGAGTGACCAGGAAGTTGGAGCACAGCCAGACAATGAAAACTTGAGCTTGAAGGGTGCGGATTGCAAGGATGAGGAGGGAGAGGAGAGCGATAACAGGGAGGAGCTGCGGGAAAAGATAACTgttgaggaggaggagtggCTAACCGCTTCTGAAGATGAGGGGCATGAAGAGGAGGATATTGTTGGGAAATCTAATCAGACCCCCTTCCGTAATTCTGCTCGCCTGTTGCACAAAGACGAATTGTTGGAGATGTTCAAGATGGTTCACAATAGACCCAGATGTAAAGACGGACAACTGACAATCGGGCTG GTTGGTTATCCTAATGTGGGGAAGAGTTCAACTATCAACACCATTCtaagaaacaaaaaagtgtCAGTGTCTGCAactcctggacacacaaaacactttCAG ACTTTGTTTGTGGAGGCAGGGCTGTGCCTGTGCGACTGCCCTGGTCTCGTTATGCCCTCCTTCGTCTCCACCAAAGCTGATATGATCTGCTCTGGGATCCTCCCAATTGACCAGATGAGAGACCACGTACCAGCAGTCTCTCTC GTCTGCCAAACAATCCCTCGGCATGTATTTGAGGGCACGTATGGCATCAACATCATCAGGCCACGAGAGGATGAAGACCCCGACAGACACTCCACTTCGGAGGAACTGCTTATGGCATATGGAT ACATGAGGGGCTTTATGACATCGCATGGCCAGCCTGATCAGCCCAGATCTGCTCGCTACATCCTGAAGGATTACGTCAAT GGAAAGCTTCTGTACTgccatcctcctcctcacatAGAGGCTGAGGACTTTCAGCCACAGCACAGTAAATTCCAAAGAAACGATCTGGACAACTGTGACCTCACTTCAACAAGTAACAAAGGAAAAGTCAAGAGAATTGAAAATACAGTGGACAAGAACTTCTTTCATGCG GAGAACGTACGAGCGCTCTCCAAAGGAGTCCAGGGTGTCATGGGCTACAAACCAGGCAGTGGAATCGTGGCTCCTGGAAAAGCCGGAAGGGAGACCATGGTGGGAAAACCCTGGAAGAAACACGGCAACAGGAACAAGAAGGAGAAAGTGCGTCGGCTTAACAAGCATCTCGATGCCTGA
- the fam43a gene encoding protein FAM43A, with protein sequence MLPWKKNKFDLIEEDKQSKPKGYAVSLNYSALTSLAKSCPESALNRVGNMFKSKRKKVKITSDDPTYTVLYLGNATTIQSKGDGCTDVAVSKIWGKSDLGKNGTKMRLTVSSQGIRMVHVDDKTRRPGHLYLLHRITYCVADPRLPKVFAWIYRHEMKHKAVMLRCHAVLVSKPEKAKAMALLLYQTSATALAEFKRLKRRDDTRHQQQQLIGEQTIPLAPLRKLLNGQCNYKPPVERSRSAPKLGSITEDLLGEEEEERAMHFECDDILDTDECVANGKQELTQIINDLGEMSIGNDVQTLKADLQVTRLLSGESTGSESSIESSHELHALSNGFEHIKVQ encoded by the coding sequence ATGCTGCCCTGGAAGAAGAATAAGTTCGACCTGATCGAGGAAGACAAGCAGTCCAAACCGAAGGGCTATGCGGTGAGTCTTAACTACTCGGCGCTCACCTCCTTGGCCAAGTCCTGCCCCGAGAGCGCGCTCAACCGGGTGGGCAACATGTTTAAGTCCAAGCGGAAAAAGGTCAAGATCACCAGCGACGACCCCACGTACACGGTGCTCTACCTGGGCAACGCCACCACCATCCAGTCCAAGGGGGACGGCTGCACCGACGTAGCGGTCAGCAAGATCTGGGGCAAGAGCGACCTGGGCAAGAACGGCACCAAGATGCGGCTCACCGTCAGCTCACAGGGCATCCGAATGGTGCACGTGGACGACAAGACGAGGAGACCGGGACACTTGTACTTGCTGCACCGCATAACCTACTGCGTGGCGGACCCGAGGCTGCCCAAGGTGTTCGCGTGGATTTACCGGCACGAGATGAAGCACAAGGCGGTGATGCTGCGCTGCCACGCCGTGCTCGTTTCCAAGCCGGAGAAGGCGAAAGCCATGGCGCTGCTGCTCTACCAGACCTCGGCCACGGCTCTGGCGGAGTTCAAGCGCCTGAAGCGGAGGGACGACACCCgtcaccagcagcagcagcttatCGGGGAGCAAACCATCCCCCTGGCGCCCCTCAGAAAGCTGCTGAACGGCCAGTGCAACTACAAGCCGCCGGTGGAGCGCAGCCGCAGCGCGCCGAAACTGGGCTCCATCACGGAGGATTTGctcggggaggaggaggaggagagggccATGCACTTTGAATGCGACGACATTCTGGACACGGACGAATGCGTGGCCAATGGCAAACAGGAGCTCACTCAGATTATTAACGATTTGGGAGAGATGAGCATTGGCAACGACGTGCAGACGCTGAAAGCTGACCTCCAAGTCACCAGACTGCTATCGGGGGAGAGCACGGGGAGCGAATCGTCCATAGAGAGCAGCCACGAGCTCCACGCACTCTCCAACGGCTTCGAGCACATAAAAGTACAGTGA
- the lsg1 gene encoding large subunit GTPase 1 homolog isoform X2, protein MGKKKAGGLGRALIKERLQTSRGNKRGDSWLHTSELNDGYDWGRLNLQSVTEQTSMDDFLATAELAGTEFVAEKLNIKFVPAEDRAGLLTVEEKKRLKNLHEDNKHFLRIPRRPQWDESTSPEALQLAEKDSFLEWRRELAQLEEEQKLCLTPFERNLEFWRQLWRVIERSDVVVQIVDARNPSLFRCPDLELYVKEVSENKVNMVLVNKADLLTREQRRAWASHFEKEGLRAVFWSALAESDRLDAEEKGIEVEQSQSGESDQEVGAQPDNENLSLKGADCKDEEGEESDNREELREKITVEEEEWLTASEDEGHEEEDIVGKSNQTPFRNSARLLHKDELLEMFKMVHNRPRCKDGQLTIGLVGYPNVGKSSTINTILRNKKVSVSATPGHTKHFQTLFVEAGLCLCDCPGLVMPSFVSTKADMICSGILPIDQMRDHVPAVSLVCQTIPRHVFEGTYGINIIRPREDEDPDRHSTSEELLMAYGYMRGFMTSHGQPDQPRSARYILKDYVNGKLLYCHPPPHIEAEDFQPQHSKFQRNDLDNCDLTSTSNKGKVKRIENTVDKNFFHAENVRALSKGVQGVMGYKPGSGIVAPGKAGRETMVGKPWKKHGNRNKKEKVRRLNKHLDA, encoded by the exons ATGGGTAAGAAGAAGGCTGGAGGACTCGGCAGAGCTCTGATAAAGGAGAGACTTCAGACAAGCCGAGGCAACAAGAGGGGCGACTCATGG CTGCACACCAGCGAGCTGAATGATGGGTATGACTGGGGACGGTTAAATCTTCAGTCAGTGACTGAACAGACTTCCATGGATGACTTTTTGGCTACTGCGGAACTAGCTGGAACAGAGTTTGTAGCTG AGAAACTCAACATCAAGTTTGTACCAGCAGAAGATAGAGCAGGTTTATTGACAGTTGAGGAGAAAAAGAGGCTGAAGAACCTTCATGAAGACAACAAGCATTTTCTCAGAATCCCTCGACG cCCTCAATGGGATGAAAGCACCAGCCCAGAGGCCCTGCAGCTGGCAGAAAAGGACAGCTTCCTCGAGTGGAGGAGAGAGCTTGCACA GCTGGAAGAAGAACAGAAGTTGTGTCTCACTCCATTTGAGAGGAATCTGGAGTTCTGGAGGCAGctgtggagagtcattgagaggag TGACGTTGTTGTGCAGATCGTGGATGCCAGAAATCCGTCATTGTTCAGATGTCCTGACCTG GAGCTGTATGTAAAAGAGGTGTCAGAGAATAAGGTGAATATGGTGCTGGTGAATAAGGCAGACCTGCTAACCAGGGAGCAGAGGCGAGCCTGGGCCTCACACTTTGAGAAAGAAGGCCTGAGAGCGGTTTTCTGGTCAGCCCTTGCTGAAAGTGACAGGTTGGACGCAGAGGAAAAG GGCATAGAGGTGGAGCAATCACAATCCGGCGAGAGTGACCAGGAAGTTGGAGCACAGCCAGACAATGAAAACTTGAGCTTGAAGGGTGCGGATTGCAAGGATGAGGAGGGAGAGGAGAGCGATAACAGGGAGGAGCTGCGGGAAAAGATAACTgttgaggaggaggagtggCTAACCGCTTCTGAAGATGAGGGGCATGAAGAGGAGGATATTGTTGGGAAATCTAATCAGACCCCCTTCCGTAATTCTGCTCGCCTGTTGCACAAAGACGAATTGTTGGAGATGTTCAAGATGGTTCACAATAGACCCAGATGTAAAGACGGACAACTGACAATCGGGCTG GTTGGTTATCCTAATGTGGGGAAGAGTTCAACTATCAACACCATTCtaagaaacaaaaaagtgtCAGTGTCTGCAactcctggacacacaaaacactttCAG ACTTTGTTTGTGGAGGCAGGGCTGTGCCTGTGCGACTGCCCTGGTCTCGTTATGCCCTCCTTCGTCTCCACCAAAGCTGATATGATCTGCTCTGGGATCCTCCCAATTGACCAGATGAGAGACCACGTACCAGCAGTCTCTCTC GTCTGCCAAACAATCCCTCGGCATGTATTTGAGGGCACGTATGGCATCAACATCATCAGGCCACGAGAGGATGAAGACCCCGACAGACACTCCACTTCGGAGGAACTGCTTATGGCATATGGAT ACATGAGGGGCTTTATGACATCGCATGGCCAGCCTGATCAGCCCAGATCTGCTCGCTACATCCTGAAGGATTACGTCAAT GGAAAGCTTCTGTACTgccatcctcctcctcacatAGAGGCTGAGGACTTTCAGCCACAGCACAGTAAATTCCAAAGAAACGATCTGGACAACTGTGACCTCACTTCAACAAGTAACAAAGGAAAAGTCAAGAGAATTGAAAATACAGTGGACAAGAACTTCTTTCATGCG GAGAACGTACGAGCGCTCTCCAAAGGAGTCCAGGGTGTCATGGGCTACAAACCAGGCAGTGGAATCGTGGCTCCTGGAAAAGCCGGAAGGGAGACCATGGTGGGAAAACCCTGGAAGAAACACGGCAACAGGAACAAGAAGGAGAAAGTGCGTCGGCTTAACAAGCATCTCGATGCCTGA